Proteins co-encoded in one Taeniopygia guttata chromosome 4, bTaeGut7.mat, whole genome shotgun sequence genomic window:
- the LOC121469847 gene encoding vasotocin-neurophysin VT: protein MAEPSLPLSFLCLLALSSACYIQNCPRGGKRALADAALRQCMPCGPGNRGNCFGPGICCGSELGCYLGTAETRRCAEEDFLPSPCQAGGQPCGAGGRCAAPGICCSAETCAMDSACLDQGSDGTQEAAEEKNLTVLDGSAGDLLLKLMHLANRQQQGKHPLL from the exons ATGGCAGAGCCTTCGCTgcccctctccttcctctgcctcctcgCCCTGTCCTCCGCCTGCTACATCCAGAACTGCCCCCGCGGCGGGAAGAGGGCACTGGCCGACGCTGCTCTCCGGCAG TGCATGCCCTGCGGCCCCGGCAACAGAGGGAACTGCTTCGGGCCTGGCATCTGCTGCGGATCCGAGCTGGGCTGCTACCTGGGCACGGCGGAGACGCGGCGCTGCGCCGAGGAGGATTTCCTGCCCTCGCCGTGCCAGGCCGGTGGGCAGCCCTGCGGTGCCGGGGGCCGCTGCGCCGCGCCCGGCATCTGCTGCAGCGCCG AGACGTGCGCCATGGACAGCGCCTGTctggaccagggcagtgatggcactcaggaggcGGCGGAGGAGAAGAACCTGACAGTGCTGGATGGTTCAGCCGGAGATCTGCTCCTCAAGCTCATGCACTTGGCAAACCGGCAGCAGCAGGGCAAGCACCCCCTGCTCTGA
- the LOC100220528 gene encoding neurophysin 1-like precursor (The RefSeq protein has 3 substitutions compared to this genomic sequence) has product MSCKTLALCLLGLLALSSACYIQNCPIGGKRAVLDMDIRKCLPCGPRDKGRCFGPNICCGEELGCHIGTSDTLRCQEENFLPTPCESGRKACGSGGSCAAPGICCSTEGCGTDSSCDQEMLFV; this is encoded by the exons ATGTCCTGCAAGGCTCTGGTTCTCTgcctcctggggctcctggctCTCTCCTCCGCTTGCTACATCCAGAACTGCCCCATCGGGGGCAAACGCGCCGTGCTGGACATGGACATCAGGAAG TGCCTGCCCTGCGGTCCCCGGGACAAGGGTCGCTGCTTCGGGCCCAACATCTGCTGCggggaggagctgggctgctACATCGGCACCTCGGACACGCTGCGCTGCCAGGAGGAGAATTTCCTGCCCACCCCCTGCGAGTCGGGACGCAAAGCCTGCGGCTCCGGAGGGAGCTGCGCCGCCCCCGGCATCTGCTGCAGCACCG aGGGCTGTGGCACTGACTCATCCTGTGACCAGGAGATGCTGTTTGTGTAG
- the MRPS26 gene encoding small ribosomal subunit protein mS26 gives MLRALRRCRPGPVPLPALPPALGPGLGPGLGPGLCPAWAPRAVPVRGRKTRHDPPAKSKAGRVKLPPPVDPEELLVVLERYRQHRLVLSALRAEFRAEVLQRQREERLAAGGSAEELEEHRRLMAWNEEQNARQRARREERLRKEEEEQKRRKLEIAEKQARKMEAFLEEKEKEVLQLQEEAKNFITPENLEARIEECLDNPRNYNFAIDKDGRIVKRTVLS, from the exons ATGTTGCGGGCGCTGAGGCGCTGCCGCCCGGGGCCCGTcccgctcccggccctgccgccCGCGCTGGGCCCGGGGCTCGGCCCGGGGCTCGGCCCGGGGCTCTGCCCCGCCTGGGCCCCGCGGGCAGTGCCGGTGCGGGGCCGCAAGACCCGGCACGATCCCCCCGCCAAGTCCAAGGCGGGCCGGGTGAAGCTGCCGCCGCCCGTGGACCccgaggagctgctggtggtgctggagCGGTACCGGCAGCACCGGCTGGTGCTCAGCGCCCTCCG GGCGGAGTTCAGGGCCGaggtgctgcagaggcagcgGGAGGAGCGCCTGGCTGCCGGCGGCTCCgcggaggagctggaggagcaccGGCGGCTGATGGCCTGGAACGAGGAGCAGAACGCGCGGCAGAGGGCCCGCAG AGAGGAGAGACTCaggaaagaagaggaggagcagaagagaaggaagtTGGAGATTGCAGAGAAACAGGCCAGGAAAATGGAGGCTttcctggaggagaaggagaaggaggttCTCCAGCTGCAG GAGGAAGCCAAAAACTTCATCACCCCCGAGAACCTGGAGGCACGGATCGAGGAGTGCCTGGACAACCCACGGAACTACAACTTCGCCATCGACAAGGACGGGCGGATCGTCAAGCGCACGGTGCTGTCATAG